From a single Apium graveolens cultivar Ventura chromosome 2, ASM990537v1, whole genome shotgun sequence genomic region:
- the LOC141707036 gene encoding GCN5-related N-acetyltransferase 9 has product MDVSLEAEEKVILVPYMKQHVPKYHKWMQDPTLLSATGSEPLTLVQEYEMHQSWTHDPSKHTFIILDKDLILTPFTHGQPYIEAMVGDVNIYMNDLEDSHIAEIEIMIAEPKSRGKGLGKKSVMMMMVFAVEKFCIQSFRVKIGESNEASLSLFRKLGFVYASYSKIFQEVTLELQITKLKMEELQQLAGKFIEHS; this is encoded by the exons ATGGATGTGAGTTTAGAAGCAGAAGAGAAAGTAATACTGGTACCATACATGAAACAACATGTCCCGAAGTACCACAAATGGATGCAAGACCCGACCCTTTTATCTGCTACTGGGTCGGAGCCTCTCACTCTTGTCCAAGAATATGAGATGCACCAGTCTTGGACTCATGACCCTTCTAAGCATACTTTCATTATTTTAGATAAAGATTTGATCTTGACACCATTTACTCATGGACAGCCTTATATTGAAG CTATGGTTGGTGATGTTAATATCTACATGAATGACTTGGAGGATTCTCATATAGCAGAGATAGAAATAATGATTGCTGAACCCAAAAG TCGTGGCAAAGGACTTGGGAAGAAATCGGTTATGATGATGATGGTGTTTGCGGTGGAGAAATTTTGCATTCAAAGTTTTCGTGTTAAAATTGGAGAATCAAATGAAGCTTCCCTCAGCCTATTTCGAAAATTG GGATTTGTGTATGCTTCTTATAGCAAAATTTTTCAAGAG GTTACATTAGAGTTACAGATAACAAAGCTAAAGATGGAGGAGCTGCAGCAGCTAGCTGGTAAATTTATTGAACATTCTTAA